One Nostoc punctiforme PCC 73102 DNA window includes the following coding sequences:
- a CDS encoding CTB family bacteriocin produces the protein MFVELFDEQQELIAGGVDSQRNQTNFARRLTKLDGRSRSGPQGSEANSQGSNDGTQTSASQALQLGGAAVLPALALPPLLPGLFTA, from the coding sequence TTGTTTGTCGAGTTATTTGACGAACAACAAGAGCTAATCGCTGGTGGTGTAGACTCTCAGAGAAATCAGACCAATTTCGCTAGAAGACTTACAAAGTTAGACGGAAGGAGCAGATCTGGACCTCAAGGCAGCGAAGCTAACAGTCAAGGCTCAAATGACGGTACTCAGACATCAGCATCACAGGCCTTACAATTAGGTGGTGCTGCTGTTCTACCTGCACTTGCCTTACCTCCTTTATTACCAGGTCTGTTTACCGCTTAG
- the glcD gene encoding glycolate oxidase subunit GlcD translates to MLTQDKKQHNWKPIIKAFEVVLGKNGVVQRREELITYECDGLTGYRQRPAVVVLPRTTEQVAQVVKICNQYSIPFIARGSGTGLSGGALPVEDSVLIVTSLMRQILSIDLENQRTIVQPGVINSWVTQAVSGAGFYYAPDPSSQIICSIGGNIAENSGGVHCLKYGVTTNHVLGLKIVTPEGEIVDLGGQIPEMPGYDLTGVFVGSEGTLGIATEITLRILKSAESICVLLADFTSIEAAGATVSDIISAGIIPGGMEMMDNFSINAVEDVVATNCYPRDATAILLIEIDGLEVEVAGNKQRVTEICKKNGARNVTSASDPETRLKLWKGRKAAFAAAGHLSPDYYVQDGVIPRTQLPFVLHEIEALSEQYGYRVANVFHAGDGNLHPLILYDNSVPGALEQVEEMGGKILKLCVQVGGSISGEHGIGAEKKCYMPQMFSPVDLETMQWVRQVFNPKGLANPEKIFPTPRTCGEAANASAIKQFEGVERF, encoded by the coding sequence ATGCTGACCCAAGATAAAAAACAACACAACTGGAAACCTATTATCAAAGCATTCGAGGTTGTCCTTGGCAAAAATGGCGTAGTGCAACGCCGTGAAGAACTTATTACTTATGAATGTGATGGTTTAACTGGCTATCGCCAACGTCCGGCTGTAGTAGTATTACCTAGAACAACAGAACAAGTTGCCCAAGTGGTAAAAATATGCAATCAGTATTCTATCCCCTTCATCGCACGCGGTTCTGGTACTGGTCTATCTGGCGGTGCTTTACCAGTAGAAGACTCTGTTTTGATTGTCACTTCCTTAATGCGGCAAATCCTCAGCATTGATTTGGAAAATCAGCGCACAATTGTTCAACCGGGCGTGATTAATAGTTGGGTAACACAAGCCGTTAGTGGTGCTGGTTTTTACTACGCTCCTGACCCATCTAGCCAAATTATCTGCTCTATTGGGGGCAACATTGCTGAAAACTCTGGTGGCGTACATTGTCTTAAATATGGTGTCACCACTAACCACGTTTTAGGATTAAAAATTGTCACGCCAGAAGGGGAAATTGTAGATTTAGGCGGACAAATACCCGAAATGCCTGGTTATGATTTAACAGGTGTGTTTGTTGGTTCTGAAGGCACTTTAGGAATTGCCACAGAAATTACTTTGCGAATTCTCAAAAGTGCAGAATCAATTTGCGTACTGTTGGCGGATTTTACCAGTATTGAAGCTGCTGGAGCAACTGTTTCTGATATCATCAGCGCTGGAATTATTCCTGGCGGTATGGAAATGATGGATAACTTCAGCATCAATGCAGTTGAAGATGTTGTCGCCACAAATTGTTATCCCCGCGATGCTACTGCTATTTTGCTAATCGAAATTGACGGGCTAGAAGTGGAAGTTGCAGGAAATAAGCAGCGAGTGACTGAAATTTGTAAAAAGAATGGGGCACGAAATGTCACTTCTGCTAGCGATCCAGAAACCAGATTGAAATTATGGAAAGGACGTAAAGCTGCTTTTGCTGCGGCTGGGCATTTAAGTCCAGATTATTATGTGCAAGATGGTGTAATTCCCCGGACTCAGTTGCCTTTTGTTCTGCATGAAATTGAGGCATTAAGCGAACAATATGGTTATCGTGTTGCTAATGTATTTCATGCTGGTGATGGCAATCTTCATCCATTAATTCTTTATGATAATTCTGTGCCTGGAGCATTGGAACAAGTAGAGGAAATGGGTGGAAAAATTCTCAAACTTTGTGTCCAAGTTGGTGGGAGTATTTCTGGTGAGCATGGCATTGGTGCAGAGAAAAAGTGCTATATGCCACAGATGTTTAGCCCAGTTGATTTAGAAACTATGCAATGGGTACGACAAGTTTTTAATCCCAAAGGGTTAGCAAATCCTGAAAAGATATTCCCCACACCACGAACTTGTGGTGAAGCAGCAAATGCATCAGCTATCAAGCAATTTGAAGGTGTGGAAAGATTTTAA
- a CDS encoding GAF domain-containing protein, protein MNKNPAESTMELTKLSPPQIIFGTEVDEKNSSEQFLLSMYDSVQASIFVVDVLEDGDFQYVALNPTHERWIGIRSDDLRGKKPEDILSPIDAARVRQHYADCVLFGKTISYEQCLQFQGVTTWWSTTLTPLRDANSRIYRLIGTSSNITPVKQAQEAVGLQFEREQLLEAIAGRIHQSIELETILHQTTIELRQFLNCDRILIYRFQPDGSGVIVAASVAASDSLLGKNIIDPCFSGKHPEHYGQGCIQVVEDIYAAGLHPYHIDFLASLQIKANVVVPIFQEQDMWGLLIAHHCQESRQWQQAETSLLKQLATQIGIAVQQAELRQQLKDLKAEIELQKQKHKNQLQQVRNFEALVRRMTEQIRDRLDETQVLQTVTQELTELLTLERCQIELYSPCQTLVTIAYEYSSINNLPQCQELTRQIADRLEVYQPLLQKQPLQFLEIAPGWQPNLLVMSQMACPIFDTQGILGNLWLTRPSQEAFDEFEIELVQQVANECAIAIRQAQLYQQTQTQVKELENCDRLKNQFLRNLSQELRTPITSISLAVQTLESVLTPAEILEIEIVPQLLQILHNECARESKLINDLLKLTYLEAEPEPPTLIAIDLQSWLQPIVESFRDLTNCQRQQLKLSIDRALPPLETDITDMERIITELLNHVCKYTPAGESVTVSTHLRGDAVELNISNSGLELTSNELSRIFEPFYHLSKHDPWKHSGTGLELALVQKMVRHLGGSIYVESGVGQTTFIIKFPL, encoded by the coding sequence ATGAATAAAAATCCAGCAGAATCAACTATGGAGTTGACAAAATTATCGCCCCCTCAAATTATCTTTGGCACAGAAGTAGATGAGAAAAATAGTAGCGAGCAATTTCTACTGAGCATGTACGATTCTGTGCAGGCATCAATCTTTGTAGTAGATGTTCTAGAGGATGGAGATTTTCAGTATGTGGCACTTAATCCCACTCATGAGCGGTGGATAGGCATTCGCTCAGACGATCTCCGAGGCAAAAAACCAGAGGATATTCTCTCCCCCATCGATGCTGCGAGGGTGCGTCAGCACTATGCTGACTGTGTGCTATTTGGTAAAACTATTTCTTACGAACAATGTTTGCAATTCCAGGGGGTTACTACTTGGTGGAGTACGACTCTCACGCCACTAAGAGATGCTAACTCCCGGATTTATCGACTGATTGGTACTAGTAGCAATATCACCCCTGTGAAGCAAGCCCAAGAAGCAGTCGGACTCCAGTTTGAACGGGAGCAGTTGTTAGAAGCGATCGCCGGACGGATTCACCAATCTATAGAATTAGAGACAATTCTGCATCAGACAACAATTGAACTGCGACAATTTTTGAATTGCGATCGCATTCTAATTTATCGCTTCCAGCCTGATGGCAGTGGGGTAATTGTTGCCGCAAGCGTCGCTGCAAGCGATTCACTATTGGGAAAAAACATCATCGATCCCTGCTTTAGTGGCAAACATCCAGAACACTACGGGCAAGGTTGCATTCAAGTTGTTGAGGATATTTATGCAGCAGGTTTGCATCCCTACCATATAGATTTCCTGGCATCTTTGCAGATTAAAGCCAATGTAGTCGTGCCGATTTTCCAAGAGCAAGATATGTGGGGGCTATTGATTGCCCATCATTGCCAGGAATCGCGTCAATGGCAGCAAGCAGAAACTAGCTTACTCAAACAACTGGCAACTCAAATCGGCATTGCTGTGCAACAAGCAGAACTTCGTCAGCAGCTTAAGGATCTCAAAGCCGAAATAGAGTTGCAAAAACAGAAGCACAAAAATCAGTTGCAGCAGGTACGAAACTTTGAAGCCTTGGTGCGACGGATGACAGAACAAATCCGCGATCGTCTGGATGAAACTCAGGTGTTGCAGACTGTCACTCAGGAATTAACAGAGTTACTGACCCTTGAACGTTGCCAAATTGAACTCTATAGCCCCTGTCAAACCCTGGTAACTATTGCCTACGAGTACAGCAGCATCAACAACCTACCACAGTGTCAAGAACTGACTAGACAGATTGCAGACCGTCTGGAAGTTTATCAACCCTTGTTGCAAAAACAACCTCTGCAATTTTTAGAAATTGCCCCTGGATGGCAACCAAACCTATTGGTTATGTCCCAGATGGCTTGTCCAATTTTCGATACTCAAGGGATTTTGGGAAATCTTTGGTTGACAAGACCATCACAAGAGGCATTTGATGAATTTGAAATTGAGTTAGTGCAGCAGGTTGCCAATGAATGTGCGATCGCAATTCGGCAAGCCCAACTTTACCAACAAACCCAGACACAAGTTAAAGAATTAGAAAATTGCGATCGGCTCAAAAACCAATTTCTCCGAAATCTCTCTCAAGAACTGCGAACCCCAATAACTAGCATCAGCCTTGCAGTCCAAACCCTCGAAAGTGTCTTAACACCAGCAGAAATATTAGAGATAGAAATAGTTCCACAACTCTTGCAGATTCTGCATAACGAGTGTGCGCGAGAAAGCAAGTTAATTAACGATCTACTCAAACTCACATATCTTGAAGCAGAACCCGAACCCCCAACTTTGATTGCCATTGACTTACAAAGCTGGCTTCAGCCCATTGTCGAGTCTTTTCGAGACCTCACCAACTGTCAGCGACAGCAGTTAAAACTGAGTATCGATCGCGCACTCCCGCCTTTAGAGACAGATATCACGGATATGGAGAGGATTATCACCGAACTACTCAACCATGTCTGCAAATATACCCCAGCAGGTGAATCAGTCACAGTCTCTACCCACTTAAGAGGGGATGCAGTAGAGCTTAATATTAGCAATTCTGGACTAGAGCTTACCAGCAATGAACTGTCACGGATTTTTGAGCCTTTTTATCACCTTTCCAAACACGATCCTTGGAAACACAGCGGCACTGGACTGGAATTAGCATTAGTGCAGAAAATGGTCAGACATTTAGGCGGCTCAATTTATGTAGAGAGTGGAGTCGGTCAAACCACTTTCATCATCAAATTCCCCCTTTAA
- a CDS encoding glycoside hydrolase family 10 protein gives MNRFARRCVSYLMCLGLVVTLTVFSFSSVSSFPIYSQKIIPLPTEIRGVWLTNVASGVLFVPWGINRAINQLSSLNFNTIYPVVWNRGHTFYKSAVAEMTTGSDTQPFLNFMHGGQDVLTKIVTLAKKKDLRVIPWFEYGFMTPHYSQLARRYPDWLTIGQEGIKSIQDAPPEEIDNSLVSKLAWLNPLHPQVQEFIRGLILEVVRDYDVDGIQIDDHFGMPVQFGYDRFTIELYQQEHQGKSPPIDPFNSEWMRWRADKITDFMAELYQAVKAVKPKIKISLSPNYQAFAYKYYLQDWENWIKKGLVNELILQVYRNDKSSFIAQLEQPSVKLAQSLIPVEIGISTGTVRNPVKMAQVREQVQAVRDRNFNGISFFYWESLWGYIVPESPQQRRKAFFEMFNARTVRQFKPKKL, from the coding sequence ATGAATCGGTTTGCTCGCCGTTGTGTTTCTTACTTAATGTGTTTGGGATTAGTGGTCACTTTAACAGTTTTTTCATTTTCTTCAGTTTCTTCATTCCCAATTTATTCCCAAAAGATAATTCCTTTACCTACAGAAATTCGCGGCGTTTGGCTCACTAATGTTGCTAGTGGTGTACTATTTGTCCCTTGGGGCATTAACCGGGCTATAAACCAATTATCGTCCCTCAATTTTAATACAATTTATCCTGTGGTTTGGAACCGAGGACATACTTTTTATAAAAGTGCTGTAGCTGAAATGACTACAGGCTCAGATACTCAACCTTTCCTCAATTTCATGCACGGTGGACAGGATGTTTTAACAAAGATAGTGACACTTGCCAAAAAGAAAGATTTGAGAGTCATTCCCTGGTTTGAATATGGGTTTATGACACCGCATTATTCACAATTAGCAAGGCGTTATCCCGACTGGTTAACAATTGGGCAAGAAGGTATAAAGTCTATCCAAGATGCACCACCAGAAGAAATTGATAATAGTTTAGTAAGTAAACTGGCTTGGTTGAATCCCTTACATCCGCAAGTGCAAGAGTTTATCCGAGGGCTAATTTTGGAAGTAGTCAGAGATTATGATGTGGACGGTATTCAGATTGACGACCATTTTGGGATGCCAGTACAGTTTGGCTACGATCGCTTCACGATTGAACTTTACCAGCAAGAACATCAAGGCAAAAGTCCTCCCATCGACCCTTTTAACTCAGAATGGATGCGTTGGCGGGCAGACAAAATTACTGATTTCATGGCAGAACTCTATCAAGCTGTGAAGGCGGTGAAACCCAAAATCAAAATATCCCTATCTCCAAACTATCAAGCTTTTGCCTACAAATACTATTTGCAAGATTGGGAAAATTGGATAAAAAAAGGTTTAGTTAATGAGTTAATTTTGCAGGTTTATCGAAATGATAAAAGCTCTTTTATTGCTCAATTAGAACAACCATCTGTGAAATTGGCTCAAAGTCTAATTCCTGTAGAAATTGGTATATCAACGGGAACGGTGCGTAATCCTGTGAAAATGGCACAAGTTAGAGAACAGGTTCAAGCAGTACGCGATCGCAATTTTAATGGTATATCGTTTTTCTACTGGGAGAGTCTCTGGGGTTACATTGTACCGGAATCGCCCCAACAGCGACGCAAAGCTTTTTTTGAGATGTTTAATGCTAGAACTGTCAGACAATTCAAACCAAAAAAACTTTGA
- a CDS encoding HlyD family efflux transporter periplasmic adaptor subunit, with protein sequence MANYLVREENYFGNRFNEPNPEQLHVVDVNEFLPHLSKWTNIGGGILLTTFVAAIALTSILSYNVTVKVPASIRPVGELRVVQSAMAGTVQNIDIQENQVVAQGQAIAQIDNSRLQTQKSQLENSIQQGKLQQSQINAQLGEIDTQIAAQTNLTNRTLIAAQAELDGTQRNYQDQQIKAAADMTQAQAALILAKVQRDRLLREKVLRATVQEAEAALQVAKVQRDRLQPIVASGSVSRNLFEEKEQAVISAQAKLEEAKVTAKNLLEDKEQALNIAQTNLEKAKTAINASNATVIVASERIKQERARGEATLAALKKERETLLQQRLELQKQLASSSKDLQQVQTDLNLSVIRSPIAGTLLQLNLRNPGQVVQPSEAIAQIAPLNASLLLKARVPAQDIDKVKAGQKVQMQVSACPYPDYGTLKGTVKTVAPDALPVKNNGNSGVAQIVAYEVTIEPQTSYLSRGDRQCHLKAGMEGRADIISRRETVLQFILRKARFITNF encoded by the coding sequence ATGGCGAACTATTTAGTCCGCGAGGAAAACTATTTTGGAAATAGGTTTAATGAACCCAATCCAGAACAACTCCATGTAGTTGATGTTAACGAGTTTCTCCCCCATCTCAGCAAATGGACTAACATTGGCGGAGGAATTTTACTTACTACCTTTGTGGCTGCGATCGCTCTTACATCTATTCTCAGTTACAATGTCACGGTCAAAGTTCCTGCAAGTATTCGACCTGTAGGAGAACTACGGGTTGTTCAGTCTGCTATGGCTGGAACCGTTCAAAACATTGATATTCAAGAAAATCAGGTGGTGGCTCAAGGACAAGCGATCGCTCAAATTGATAATTCTCGCCTTCAGACTCAAAAGAGTCAACTAGAAAATAGTATTCAGCAAGGTAAATTACAACAAAGTCAAATTAATGCTCAACTGGGTGAAATCGATACCCAGATTGCAGCGCAGACAAACTTAACCAACCGCACGCTTATTGCTGCACAAGCTGAATTAGATGGGACACAACGCAACTATCAAGATCAGCAAATTAAAGCTGCGGCTGATATGACACAAGCACAAGCAGCTTTAATCTTAGCCAAGGTACAACGCGATCGCTTACTAAGGGAAAAAGTTTTAAGGGCAACTGTACAAGAAGCAGAAGCAGCTTTGCAAGTAGCCAAGGTGCAACGTGACCGATTGCAGCCGATAGTCGCATCGGGATCGGTTTCTCGCAATCTGTTTGAGGAAAAAGAACAAGCAGTTATATCTGCTCAGGCGAAGCTAGAAGAAGCTAAAGTTACTGCTAAAAATCTTTTGGAGGACAAAGAACAAGCCCTAAATATCGCGCAAACGAATTTAGAAAAAGCTAAAACCGCAATTAATGCCAGTAATGCTACAGTAATAGTGGCATCTGAACGGATTAAGCAGGAACGGGCTAGAGGTGAGGCTACTTTAGCCGCTTTGAAAAAAGAACGAGAAACCTTACTCCAGCAACGCCTTGAACTCCAAAAACAACTCGCTAGCAGCAGCAAAGATTTGCAACAGGTTCAAACCGACTTGAATTTGAGTGTGATTCGATCGCCAATCGCCGGAACACTGTTGCAATTGAATCTTCGCAACCCAGGACAAGTAGTGCAGCCAAGTGAAGCGATCGCTCAGATTGCTCCTCTCAACGCTTCTTTACTACTTAAAGCTCGTGTGCCGGCTCAAGATATTGACAAGGTAAAAGCAGGACAAAAAGTTCAAATGCAAGTTTCTGCTTGTCCCTATCCAGACTACGGCACTCTCAAAGGAACTGTCAAAACAGTTGCACCAGATGCTTTACCTGTAAAAAATAATGGAAATTCAGGTGTAGCCCAGATAGTTGCTTATGAAGTAACTATTGAGCCACAAACTTCATATTTGAGTAGAGGCGATCGCCAGTGTCATCTGAAAGCGGGTATGGAAGGTAGGGCTGATATAATTTCCCGCCGAGAAACAGTGCTTCAGTTCATTCTCCGCAAAGCCAGATTCATCACAAATTTTTAA